The Lycium ferocissimum isolate CSIRO_LF1 chromosome 10, AGI_CSIRO_Lferr_CH_V1, whole genome shotgun sequence genome window below encodes:
- the LOC132033753 gene encoding TPR repeat-containing thioredoxin TTL4-like produces MGGITDKSVEIQLGCGLMAAFFQRGNCKQIKSVSQISNKSSTKKLAKPPSITPRNSISHDRKHVRRSTSDGTRSGSKKQSSNFSSTNKMSQVVNLAPNTQNLRRVRTFTSSDLSPTVINHQKSNMNGTMNRASSTGNIMLLGQRIQNRSSDQKSTLQKGRVLMGNIVRQPNLRSHMLNQLDPDVLKSMGNEHYRHGRFEEAMALYNQAIAINPKNACYYSNKSAALMNLNRLIEAMIECREAIRLDPFYHNAQYRLARLYLRLGEAEKAIDHYKKSGPKVYKRDIAEAQDLKRIICNCIEAHRLKDYSILLSESHNALFSGADSAPQIFAMRAEALMKLYRHEEAYTTIQKGPNFKTELHTRLFGSTKTAYLIIIRAQVYALVGRFDDGITAAQEAAKLDLSNEIITIFRRIKGLASARIKGNKLFKESKYIEACSMYTEGLEQDPYNSVLLFNRATCRFKLGQFEKAVEDCSTAIVLRPSYTKARLRRANCYMKFERWEAAIQEFEMLLQEKQEDEEVKRALLDAKIQLERERDEDQKQRKLCNGSNLVLVTSN; encoded by the exons ATGGGGGGAATTACAGACAAATCAGTGGAAATTCAATTGGGGTGTGGTCTAATGGCAGCATTTTTTCAACGCGGAAATTGTAAGCAAATTAAATCAGTGTCACAAATTTCCAACAAATCCAGCACCAAGAAATTAGCCAAGCCACCCTCAATCACTCCGAGGAATTCGATTTCACATGATCGAAAACACGTTAGAAGATCAACATCTGATGGTACGAGAAGCGGGTCGAAGAAGCAATCATCCAATTTTTCTAGCACGAACAAAATGTCACAAGTTGTCAACTTGGCGCCCAACACTCAAAATCTTAGGAGGGTACGAACATTCACCTCGAGTGACTTGAGCCCGACTGTCATTAATCACCAAAAATCCAACATGAATGGAACGATGAACCGTGCTTCCAGCACGGGCAACATTATGTTATTAGGCCAAAGGATCCAAAATCGCTCAAGTGACCAAAAGTCTACCCTGCAGAAAGGCAGAGTATTGATGGGGAACATAGTAAGGCAACCTAATCTAAGGAGCCATATGTTAAACCAATTGGATCCTGATGTACTCAAGTCCATGGGAAATGAACATTACAGGCATGGAAGATTTGAAGAAGCAATGGCTTTATATAATCAAGCAATCGCCATCAATCCGAAAAATGCTTGTTATTATAGCAACAAAAGTGCAGCTTTGATGAATTTGAACCGTCTGATTGAAGCAATGATCGAATgcagagaggccattcggctaGACCCTTTTTATCACAACGCTCAATATCGTCTTGCAAGACTATATCTCAG ATTGGGAGAAGCAGAGAAAGCAATAGATCATTACAAAAAATCTGGACCAAAGGTTTACAAAAGGGACATTGCAGAGGCTCAAGATCTTAAAAGAATCATATGCAATTGCATAGAAGCTCATAGGCTAAAGGATTACAGCATATTACTTAGTGAGAGCCACAATGCATTGTTTTCTGGTGCAGATTCAGCTCCACAG ATCTTTGCAATGAGAGCAGAAGCATTGATGAAGTTATATAGACATGAGGAGGCATACACCACCATTCAGAAGGGACCTAATTTCAAAACTGAGCTTCACACTCGCCTTTTCGGATCAACTAAAACAGCTTATTTGATAATAATTCGAGCACAAGTTTACGCGTTAGTAGGCAGGTTCGACGATGGAATCACTGCAGCTCAAGAGGCTGCAAAACTCGATCTTAGCAATGAGATAATCACAATTTTTAGAAGAATTAAAGGGCTGGCATCAGCTCGGATAAAGGGTAACAAGCTTTTTAAGGAATCAAAATACATAGAGGCTTGTTCTATGTACACTGAAGGACTAGAACAGGATCCATACAATTCTGTTCTGTTATTTAACAGAGCAACTTGTAGATTTAAGTTGGGACAATTTGAAAAAGCAGTGGAGGATTGCAGTACAGCTATTGTGTTACGTCCTTCGTACACAAAGGCTAGACTCCGAAGAGCTAATTGCTACATGAAG TTCGAAAGATGGGAGGCTGCAATTCAAGAATTTGAAATGTTGttacaagaaaaacaagaggaTGAGGAAGTTAAGAGGGCATTATTAGATGCAAAGATTCAATTAGAAAGGGAGAGGGATGAGGATCAAAAGCAAAGAAAGCTATGCAATGGATCCAACTTAGTGTTAGTCACCAGCAATTAA